Proteins encoded together in one Aminipila butyrica window:
- the mutS gene encoding DNA mismatch repair protein MutS, which produces MQLTPMMQQYMEIKQNHQDCILFFRLGDFYEMFFEDAITASREMEITLTGKNCGQEERAPMCGVPFHSVDTYIAKLVDKGYKVAICEQVEDPATAKGIVKREVVQIVTPGTIISQTMLNEKENNYLASIYLREEGAGISYCDISTGELHTTSIEGSDTLEILLNELVKIKAKEVIINQSAENFVSLEEMKKITDAYFNPLPESYHNIITANDAILKQFQTKSLTGLGLDGAETACLSLGALLSYLFETRKHSLSHITQVMVYDIGSHMSLDKSTIRNLEITETLYEKRVQGSLLGILDKTHTAMGSRKMKQWLREPLNSSGPINQRLDAVEALGDQIILRNNIKECLKKVYDLERLAGRIACGNANGKDLIALGNSLFILPELKAELASVDNPLLASLNQEISIQLMEVYELIEQAVVEEPPFTIKEGGIIKAGFSKELDDLRFSIKDGQTWIAELEGKERERTGIKNLKVRFNKVFGYYIEITKSNLDMAPEDYIRKQTLVNCERFITPELKEMESLVLHAESKINQMEYEIFAELRSSIQEYIGLIQKASGAISTIDVLTSFAHVSAALGYVKPEVNDSGLLNIRNGRHPVIEEMIRDGIFVSNDVYVNDSDASMLLITGPNMAGKSTYMRQTALIVLMAQAGCFVPCESAAIGVVDRIYTRIGASDNLAQGQSTFFVEMSELAYILNTATDKSLIILDEIGRGTSTYDGLSIAWAVVEYLCNEKNKIRTLFATHYHELTALEELVPGVKNLNVDVAEENGNIVFLHKIVSGSASKSYGIHVAKIAGVPKMVLEAAENKLTGLEGGQDGSPHLLDAGKERKESSKALEGSDRNKALGDVEEIAESLEQLSESHKKQPIKEDKSQGEQLSLFSFAPNPVIQRLKSIDLMKLAPWEALKILAELQEAAND; this is translated from the coding sequence GCAGCAATATATGGAAATTAAACAAAATCATCAGGACTGTATTTTGTTCTTTAGGCTCGGCGATTTTTATGAAATGTTTTTTGAGGATGCCATTACGGCTTCCCGAGAAATGGAAATAACCTTGACGGGCAAAAACTGCGGTCAAGAGGAAAGGGCTCCCATGTGCGGAGTCCCTTTTCATTCCGTAGACACGTATATCGCTAAGCTGGTGGATAAGGGGTATAAGGTTGCCATCTGTGAGCAAGTAGAGGATCCTGCCACGGCAAAAGGTATCGTCAAGCGTGAAGTCGTACAGATTGTTACGCCGGGGACCATCATCAGCCAAACCATGCTTAATGAGAAGGAAAATAATTACCTGGCCTCTATCTATTTGAGAGAGGAAGGGGCGGGCATTTCCTACTGTGATATTTCCACCGGAGAGCTGCATACTACCAGCATCGAAGGCAGCGATACCTTGGAGATTCTTTTAAATGAGCTGGTGAAAATAAAAGCCAAAGAAGTTATTATTAATCAATCGGCGGAAAACTTTGTTTCTCTTGAAGAGATGAAGAAGATAACGGATGCATATTTTAACCCACTTCCAGAAAGTTACCATAATATAATTACAGCAAATGATGCTATATTAAAACAATTTCAGACAAAATCCCTGACTGGACTTGGGCTGGATGGAGCTGAGACTGCCTGCTTATCCTTGGGGGCGCTTTTAAGCTACCTCTTTGAAACTAGAAAGCATAGCTTGAGCCACATCACCCAAGTGATGGTGTACGATATTGGTTCTCACATGTCTTTAGACAAGTCTACTATCCGCAATTTAGAGATTACGGAAACCCTCTACGAGAAACGGGTTCAAGGGTCGCTTTTGGGCATTTTAGACAAAACCCACACCGCCATGGGTTCCAGAAAGATGAAGCAGTGGCTCAGGGAACCGCTGAACAGCAGCGGGCCCATCAATCAGCGGCTTGATGCGGTGGAAGCCTTGGGAGATCAGATTATTCTACGCAATAACATTAAGGAGTGCTTGAAAAAGGTCTACGATTTGGAGCGGCTGGCCGGACGAATCGCCTGCGGCAACGCCAACGGAAAAGATTTAATTGCCTTAGGCAATTCCCTCTTTATTCTTCCGGAATTGAAAGCGGAATTAGCTTCGGTGGATAATCCCTTGCTGGCCAGTTTAAATCAGGAGATAAGCATCCAGCTGATGGAAGTCTATGAACTGATTGAACAAGCGGTGGTAGAAGAACCTCCTTTTACGATTAAAGAGGGCGGTATCATCAAAGCAGGATTTTCCAAAGAGTTAGATGACTTACGCTTTTCCATCAAGGATGGGCAAACTTGGATTGCAGAGCTGGAAGGAAAAGAGCGGGAACGGACCGGGATTAAGAATCTGAAAGTCCGCTTCAATAAGGTCTTTGGCTATTATATCGAGATAACCAAATCTAATTTAGATATGGCACCGGAGGACTATATTCGGAAGCAGACTCTGGTCAACTGTGAACGCTTTATTACCCCGGAGCTGAAAGAGATGGAAAGTTTGGTCCTTCATGCTGAATCTAAGATTAACCAGATGGAATATGAGATTTTCGCAGAGCTTCGAAGCAGTATTCAAGAATACATTGGCCTGATTCAGAAGGCTTCCGGTGCAATTTCTACTATTGATGTACTTACTTCATTTGCCCACGTGTCTGCCGCCTTAGGTTATGTAAAGCCGGAGGTTAACGACAGTGGCCTTTTGAATATTCGCAACGGTCGGCACCCGGTCATTGAAGAAATGATTCGTGATGGAATCTTTGTCTCTAACGATGTATATGTTAACGACAGCGATGCCAGTATGCTGCTGATTACCGGACCGAACATGGCCGGAAAATCGACTTACATGCGACAAACTGCCCTGATTGTTCTTATGGCTCAGGCTGGCTGTTTTGTCCCTTGTGAAAGTGCTGCCATCGGGGTAGTTGATCGAATTTATACCAGAATTGGTGCATCTGATAATCTGGCTCAGGGACAGAGTACCTTTTTCGTGGAGATGAGTGAGCTGGCTTATATTTTAAACACCGCAACGGATAAGAGTCTGATTATTCTGGACGAAATCGGCCGAGGTACCAGCACCTATGACGGTCTTTCTATCGCCTGGGCGGTAGTAGAATACCTGTGCAACGAAAAAAATAAGATTCGCACGCTATTTGCTACCCACTACCATGAATTGACAGCCCTGGAGGAATTGGTTCCCGGGGTGAAAAATCTCAATGTAGATGTAGCGGAAGAAAATGGAAACATCGTCTTTCTGCACAAAATTGTCTCTGGCAGCGCCAGCAAAAGCTATGGGATTCACGTGGCGAAGATTGCCGGGGTTCCGAAAATGGTTCTGGAAGCAGCAGAAAATAAGCTGACTGGACTAGAAGGAGGGCAAGACGGCAGTCCACATCTGCTGGATGCAGGCAAAGAGCGGAAAGAAAGCAGCAAGGCTTTAGAGGGTTCAGACAGGAATAAGGCATTAGGAGATGTGGAAGAAATAGCCGAATCTTTAGAGCAGCTATCTGAAAGTCATAAAAAACAGCCGATAAAAGAGGACAAGTCGCAAGGAGAGCAGCTGTCTCTGTTTAGTTTTGCACCAAACCCGGTGATTCAGCGGCTGAAGAGCATTGATTTGATGAAGCTGGCTCCTTGGGAAGCCTTAAAGATATTGGCAGAATTGCAGGAGGCTGCAAATGATTAG
- the mutL gene encoding DNA mismatch repair endonuclease MutL, which yields MIRILDKNVADKIAAGEVVDRPLSIVKELVENSIDAGATNITVEMRNGGKTYIRVTDNGSGIPEDQAELAFLRHATSKIVTDEDLSHILTLGFRGEALSSIAAVSRVELISKTADSKTGFSLKIHGGEVFEKVATGCPEGTTIIVSDLFYNTPARLKFMKSDSTESTLIIDFISRIALAYAHIKIRLINNGTILFSTNGKGDKYNNILTVYSKAVGDGLLYVYSEREDMRLEGYISRPDVSKTNKKQQLFYVNGRVINNRIMDLAVQDGYTERLFEGRYPVAYLFFTIQPELVDVNIHPNKKEVRFHRDLEVRNFIAQAIKSGLLSQQAIPQVKGGQVMKEGASGLLNRIAAAEAKIQGEVKSSPSSSQLISRGEKPPLQGSLGAGGNATGEESATLQQKIQQAQVNDQVIQVLKENKQQLLQSEKQQEQVDIKNILSTLAREQEEQNYAVGITPPREALTEKTQKEQNAAFFRELQLTGTIFNTYITAVEGDCFYLIDQHAAHERIFYEKLLGQYRQEEKLRQGILTPLVVEVPYTIKSAEKSWVHILRSMGFDIEPFGLKAYVVKEIPAFMELSEGENLVNYFLENIEEDVDIKNQAKVDRIIMRSCKSAVKANDVLSPAECRQLIEDLALCENPYSCPHGRPTFIKMTKYEIEKMFKRV from the coding sequence ATGATTAGAATTCTTGATAAAAATGTAGCAGATAAGATTGCCGCAGGAGAAGTGGTGGATCGGCCTTTATCCATCGTCAAGGAATTGGTGGAAAACTCCATCGATGCGGGAGCCACCAATATTACGGTGGAAATGCGAAATGGAGGGAAGACGTACATTCGGGTAACGGACAATGGCAGCGGTATCCCAGAAGATCAGGCAGAGCTGGCATTTTTACGCCATGCCACCAGTAAAATTGTCACGGATGAGGATTTAAGCCACATTCTGACTCTGGGGTTTAGAGGAGAAGCCTTATCTAGTATTGCAGCGGTATCCCGAGTGGAATTGATTTCTAAAACGGCTGATTCTAAAACCGGTTTTTCTTTAAAGATTCACGGCGGGGAAGTCTTTGAGAAGGTTGCTACCGGCTGCCCAGAGGGAACCACAATCATTGTTTCTGATTTATTCTATAACACGCCTGCCAGATTAAAATTTATGAAGAGTGATTCTACGGAAAGTACGTTAATCATTGACTTTATTTCTCGAATTGCTTTGGCCTATGCCCATATTAAAATCCGCCTGATCAACAATGGTACCATCTTATTTTCCACCAACGGAAAAGGGGACAAGTACAATAACATCCTTACCGTGTACAGTAAAGCGGTAGGGGATGGCCTTCTGTACGTGTACAGTGAACGGGAGGATATGAGGCTGGAAGGGTATATTTCCAGGCCGGATGTGAGCAAAACCAACAAAAAGCAGCAGCTGTTCTACGTCAATGGGCGGGTCATCAACAACCGAATCATGGATTTAGCTGTGCAGGATGGTTATACTGAGCGGCTCTTTGAAGGACGCTATCCGGTGGCCTATTTGTTTTTTACCATCCAGCCGGAACTGGTAGATGTGAATATTCACCCAAACAAGAAAGAGGTTCGATTCCATCGAGATTTAGAGGTACGGAACTTTATCGCCCAGGCCATCAAGAGCGGTTTGCTGTCTCAGCAGGCTATTCCTCAGGTAAAAGGCGGTCAAGTGATGAAAGAAGGGGCAAGTGGGTTACTGAATCGCATTGCTGCGGCAGAGGCGAAAATACAGGGTGAGGTAAAATCTAGCCCTTCGTCTTCCCAGCTGATTTCGAGAGGAGAAAAGCCGCCCCTTCAAGGAAGTCTTGGGGCGGGAGGAAACGCCACGGGGGAAGAGAGCGCAACCCTTCAGCAAAAAATTCAGCAAGCGCAGGTAAATGACCAGGTAATCCAGGTTTTAAAAGAAAACAAACAGCAACTCCTGCAAAGTGAAAAGCAACAAGAACAAGTAGACATAAAAAATATATTGTCAACCTTGGCGCGAGAACAGGAAGAACAGAATTATGCTGTTGGGATTACCCCTCCTAGAGAAGCCTTGACCGAAAAGACACAAAAGGAGCAGAATGCAGCATTTTTTAGAGAACTGCAATTAACTGGAACCATTTTCAACACCTATATTACGGCGGTAGAAGGAGACTGTTTCTACTTAATAGACCAACATGCAGCTCATGAACGGATTTTCTATGAAAAACTGCTGGGGCAATACCGCCAAGAAGAAAAGCTTCGACAAGGTATTTTGACGCCTCTGGTGGTAGAGGTGCCTTATACCATTAAATCCGCTGAAAAGTCTTGGGTACATATTCTGCGGAGTATGGGTTTTGACATAGAGCCTTTCGGCTTAAAAGCTTATGTGGTGAAAGAAATCCCCGCCTTTATGGAGTTGTCCGAAGGAGAAAACTTGGTCAATTATTTCCTGGAAAATATAGAGGAAGATGTAGATATTAAAAATCAGGCCAAGGTGGATCGAATTATCATGCGGTCTTGCAAGTCGGCGGTTAAGGCCAATGATGTTCTTTCCCCGGCAGAATGCCGTCAGCTGATAGAGGATCTAGCCCTGTGCGAAAACCCGTATTCTTGTCCTCACGGCCGTCCGACCTTTATAAAAATGACAAAATACGAAATCGAAAAAATGTTTAAGCGGGTGTAA
- the miaA gene encoding tRNA (adenosine(37)-N6)-dimethylallyltransferase MiaA: MKKEIIIIAGPTAVGKTKYAIEAAKALDGEVVSSDSMQLYQFMDIGSAKPTKEERAQIRHYLVDEVDPREAFSVAEYQRRAKAAIQDIFSRGKTPVVSGGTGLYVNSLIYDMDFSAPPASQEYRHQLEQLASSQGKEYLHRLLEEKDPQGAERIHPNNVKKVIRALEVAEHAGTGIKSFEQSFVPTKDYTCCLLGLCRQREELYGRIDQRVDLLLDMGLVEEVRGLLSMGLTPENISMKGIGYKEIMGYLQGEYDLEQAVYLVKRNTRHYAKRQMTWFKRYEDMTWFDLSSYADDELAIKEMIIWLSKNR; encoded by the coding sequence ATGAAGAAAGAAATAATCATTATTGCAGGTCCCACTGCGGTGGGCAAGACTAAATATGCCATAGAAGCGGCTAAAGCTTTAGACGGAGAGGTTGTCTCTTCGGATTCCATGCAGCTCTATCAATTCATGGATATCGGCAGCGCCAAGCCCACCAAGGAGGAGCGAGCGCAGATTCGGCATTATCTGGTGGATGAAGTGGATCCCAGAGAGGCTTTTTCTGTAGCAGAATATCAACGGCGGGCCAAGGCAGCCATCCAGGATATCTTTTCTCGAGGAAAGACGCCAGTTGTATCTGGAGGCACCGGTCTCTATGTGAACTCTTTGATTTATGATATGGATTTTTCAGCACCCCCGGCTTCTCAGGAATACCGTCATCAGCTGGAGCAGCTGGCTTCCAGCCAGGGCAAGGAATATCTGCACCGGCTTCTGGAAGAAAAAGACCCTCAGGGGGCTGAGCGAATTCATCCCAACAATGTGAAAAAGGTCATTCGGGCTTTGGAAGTGGCGGAGCATGCAGGGACAGGTATCAAGTCCTTTGAACAGTCCTTTGTTCCCACTAAAGATTATACCTGCTGTCTTTTAGGCCTTTGCCGTCAGCGGGAAGAGTTGTATGGGCGCATCGACCAACGAGTCGACCTGCTTTTGGATATGGGGTTGGTAGAGGAAGTTCGCGGTTTGCTGTCCATGGGTCTAACGCCAGAGAATATTTCTATGAAGGGCATCGGCTACAAGGAAATCATGGGTTACCTCCAAGGGGAATACGACCTGGAGCAGGCCGTCTATCTAGTGAAGCGGAATACCCGGCATTACGCCAAAAGGCAGATGACTTGGTTTAAACGGTATGAGGACATGACTTGGTTCGACCTTTCTTCCTATGCAGATGACGAGCTGGCAATAAAGGAGATGATCATATGGCTGAGCAAAAACAGATAA
- a CDS encoding tyrosine-type recombinase/integrase, producing MAEQKQIKIQNKMGKPENILKKEQDIFDQCKALEEELPTFMNGFFAYLRGSVLPMTRLAYLTDIKFFCSYLMDSGMFQVKAVRGLSAQDFEAIRARDINIFLDFARRYEKERQDSIYIYENTNRSLARKKSSLSVLFKYLFRDEILSKNITDGLDPIRVPKPGEREIKALTDEEVQLMLGTVSDGRGMTKKQLEFWKKTKKRDKAILVLFITYGLRLSELQQLNVDSFNFDRGEFKIYRKRGKESIMPINQSCQLVIQDYLTQERASDEKLDEENRGALFLSLQGRRMTERQIRELVKKYTAYALKTSQKSGYSPHKLRATAATSLIGRGEDIYDVQVLLDHENVTTTQLYAKHKENVKRDLVNNMEWELERTGKR from the coding sequence ATGGCTGAGCAAAAACAGATAAAAATTCAGAATAAGATGGGAAAGCCCGAGAATATTCTCAAAAAAGAGCAGGATATATTTGACCAGTGCAAGGCACTGGAAGAGGAACTGCCAACCTTTATGAACGGATTTTTCGCTTATTTGCGGGGCAGCGTTCTGCCCATGACTCGGTTGGCCTATCTGACGGATATCAAGTTTTTTTGCAGTTATCTAATGGATTCTGGTATGTTCCAGGTGAAGGCTGTTCGGGGATTGTCAGCTCAAGACTTTGAAGCGATTCGGGCCAGAGATATTAACATATTTTTGGATTTTGCCAGACGATATGAAAAAGAACGGCAGGACAGCATCTACATCTATGAAAACACCAATCGTTCTTTGGCTAGAAAAAAGTCCTCTCTATCGGTGCTCTTTAAGTATCTGTTTCGGGACGAGATTCTCTCTAAAAACATTACAGATGGTCTGGACCCCATCCGGGTGCCAAAACCGGGGGAACGAGAGATCAAGGCACTTACTGACGAAGAAGTCCAGCTGATGCTGGGGACGGTTTCTGACGGCAGAGGTATGACAAAAAAACAGCTGGAATTTTGGAAAAAGACAAAAAAGCGCGATAAGGCCATTTTAGTTTTATTCATAACTTATGGGTTACGGTTATCGGAGCTTCAGCAGCTCAACGTAGACTCCTTCAACTTTGATCGAGGAGAGTTCAAGATTTACAGAAAACGGGGCAAAGAATCCATCATGCCCATCAACCAGTCCTGTCAGCTGGTTATTCAGGACTACTTAACTCAGGAACGAGCTTCAGACGAGAAACTAGACGAAGAGAATAGAGGGGCGCTATTTCTTTCCCTTCAAGGCCGGCGGATGACGGAGCGGCAGATTCGGGAGCTGGTGAAAAAATACACCGCCTATGCCCTGAAGACCTCTCAAAAAAGTGGCTATAGCCCGCACAAGCTTCGGGCTACGGCGGCCACCAGTCTAATTGGGCGAGGGGAGGACATTTACGACGTCCAGGTGCTGTTGGATCACGAAAATGTGACCACCACCCAGCTGTATGCAAAACATAAGGAGAATGTAAAGCGCGATTTGGTCAATAATATGGAATGGGAGCTGGAGCGCACAGGCAAACGATAA
- a CDS encoding methionine gamma-lyase family protein has translation MQKNTYDLLTTKMGIAPAVLKLIDESEKKVAPLYEELDDIMAFNQYKVLEAFQKNKISDMHFSWNTGYGYDDPGREAMEKVYCDIFKTEASLVRPLIVNGTHALTLTLTGILRPGDELIYCTGAPYDTLEEVIGLRGEGKGSLKEFGITYKQVELNAHGRIDLEALGQAINEHTRIVTVQRATGYGWRRAITIPEIEEWASFVHGIRPDIVCMVDNCYGEFLDTKEPTEVGADIIAGSLIKNPGGGLALAGGYITGRANLVENIAYRMTSPGIGGECGLMFGQTRTMLQGLFLAPKTVNGAVKGAILCAQAFESLGYEVCPRPEEKRSDIIEAVKLNTPEAMCAFAEGIQSAAPIDSHVKPVPWAMPGYDSQVIMAAGAFVQGSSIELSADGPLREPYIIYFQGGLTYEHSKFGVIQALQALYEKNLLKNL, from the coding sequence ATGCAAAAGAATACATATGACTTGTTGACAACGAAAATGGGCATTGCTCCGGCGGTGCTGAAATTGATAGATGAATCCGAAAAAAAAGTAGCACCTTTATATGAGGAACTGGACGATATCATGGCCTTTAATCAATATAAGGTGCTGGAAGCTTTTCAAAAAAATAAAATTAGCGATATGCACTTTAGCTGGAATACGGGCTACGGCTATGATGATCCTGGACGGGAAGCCATGGAAAAGGTTTACTGTGATATTTTTAAGACAGAGGCGTCATTGGTACGACCTTTGATTGTAAATGGGACCCATGCTCTGACGTTGACCTTGACCGGTATTTTACGGCCGGGAGATGAGCTGATTTATTGCACAGGTGCACCCTACGACACCTTGGAGGAGGTTATCGGCCTACGGGGAGAGGGAAAAGGATCTTTAAAAGAATTCGGCATTACCTATAAGCAGGTGGAACTTAATGCTCATGGCCGTATCGATTTGGAGGCTTTGGGACAGGCTATTAATGAACATACCCGCATTGTAACGGTTCAGCGGGCTACAGGCTATGGCTGGCGTCGTGCCATTACCATCCCTGAGATTGAAGAATGGGCTTCTTTCGTTCATGGAATCCGGCCAGACATTGTCTGCATGGTGGATAACTGCTACGGAGAATTTTTAGACACCAAAGAGCCGACAGAGGTAGGAGCGGATATTATAGCTGGTTCGCTGATTAAAAACCCTGGTGGTGGATTAGCTTTAGCAGGAGGTTATATAACGGGCAGAGCAAATTTGGTGGAAAATATCGCCTATCGAATGACGTCTCCAGGGATTGGCGGGGAATGCGGCCTCATGTTCGGTCAGACTAGAACCATGCTCCAAGGATTGTTTCTGGCACCTAAGACCGTGAATGGAGCGGTGAAAGGCGCTATTCTCTGTGCGCAGGCATTTGAGAGCTTGGGCTATGAAGTCTGCCCACGGCCAGAGGAAAAGCGCAGTGATATTATTGAAGCAGTAAAATTGAACACTCCGGAAGCCATGTGTGCCTTTGCAGAAGGCATCCAGTCGGCGGCACCCATTGATTCCCATGTAAAACCAGTGCCTTGGGCTATGCCAGGCTATGACAGTCAGGTCATTATGGCTGCCGGCGCTTTTGTTCAAGGGTCTTCCATCGAACTAAGCGCAGACGGGCCGCTGCGGGAACCCTATATCATTTATTTTCAGGGAGGGCTGACTTATGAACATTCAAAGTTCGGTGTAATCCAGGCCCTTCAAGCCCTTTATGAGAAGAATTTGCTGAAAAATCTATAA
- a CDS encoding TVP38/TMEM64 family protein — MKVVTDRKEQAKIRIKRIVTLAKLLLLLALVVGLSLYIVFFQREFISQFNSLENVRIYLQKYQTASVLAYIGIQVLQIVICIIPGQAMQFAAGYVYAFWFGYLYSIIGAALGTVITFYLARFLGRDALYLIFDEKKVSKFIDRLNSKRAFILVFVIFLIPGLPKDLFTYAAGVSEMKLKVFLIISLVGRTPAMMSSIMIGSMFNKGSYVGIVILALLMTGLFLWGAKNHDKLTKLMDQWYKKLIHL, encoded by the coding sequence TTGAAGGTTGTTACGGATAGAAAAGAACAGGCAAAAATTAGAATTAAACGGATTGTAACCCTTGCTAAGTTATTGCTGCTGCTGGCATTAGTGGTGGGGCTTTCGTTGTATATCGTGTTTTTTCAGCGGGAATTTATCAGTCAGTTTAACAGCCTGGAGAATGTCCGGATTTATTTGCAAAAATACCAGACGGCCAGTGTGTTGGCTTATATTGGCATACAGGTTTTACAGATTGTAATCTGCATCATTCCTGGACAGGCTATGCAATTTGCCGCCGGTTATGTCTATGCTTTCTGGTTTGGCTATTTGTATTCCATTATCGGAGCAGCGCTAGGTACGGTGATTACCTTTTATCTGGCCAGGTTCTTGGGACGAGATGCTCTCTACTTGATTTTCGATGAAAAAAAGGTATCTAAGTTTATTGATCGGCTAAACAGCAAACGCGCGTTTATTTTAGTATTTGTCATCTTTTTAATACCCGGCCTGCCAAAGGATCTTTTTACCTATGCTGCGGGGGTCTCGGAAATGAAGCTAAAGGTTTTTTTGATTATCAGCTTGGTTGGCAGGACTCCAGCCATGATGTCGTCTATCATGATTGGCAGTATGTTTAACAAAGGCAGTTATGTGGGCATCGTGATTCTGGCCTTGCTGATGACGGGGCTCTTTCTCTGGGGCGCGAAGAATCATGATAAGTTGACCAAACTCATGGATCAGTGGTATAAGAAGCTGATTCACCTGTGA
- a CDS encoding LysM peptidoglycan-binding domain-containing protein produces the protein MRSRKYRIKSKFRFTTAIAVTFILLGFMTNTVLGLNDASSLTRLQPPIEVQIAPGDSLWALASEYGPDHTDIREVINDICKLNQIAAEHLYPGQMILIPDYS, from the coding sequence ATGAGGAGCAGGAAATATCGGATTAAATCCAAATTTAGATTTACTACAGCGATTGCTGTCACGTTTATTCTATTGGGTTTTATGACCAATACGGTTCTGGGGTTAAATGATGCCAGCAGCCTAACTAGATTGCAGCCACCCATAGAAGTTCAGATTGCACCGGGAGACTCCTTATGGGCCTTGGCTTCTGAATATGGACCGGATCATACAGATATCCGGGAAGTAATCAATGATATATGCAAGTTAAATCAAATCGCAGCAGAGCATCTTTATCCAGGTCAGATGATTCTTATTCCAGATTATAGCTGA
- a CDS encoding 4Fe-4S binding protein, with product MDKKRKNNDFFRFKVQVLWALITNSFLIGFVQGKIYQGKLKNVCVPGLNCYSCPGAIGSCPIGALQAVIGSYEFKFSFYVVGFLIAVGAFMGRFACGWLCPFGLFQELLYKIPFFKKVRTFRGDRQLRYVKYVVLVIFVILMPLFVVDIIGQGAPYFCKLICPAGTLEGGWPLVLTNKGLQETVGWLYAWKNLLLVLTIVACLVIYRPFCKYICPLGAIYSLFNPVSLIKYKTCGDGCTNCGACQAVCKMTVNPAQGLNDLECIRCGRCAHACASKSMKKVPLKKRAAEIQESNSKINQL from the coding sequence TTGGATAAAAAAAGAAAAAATAATGATTTTTTTAGATTTAAAGTTCAGGTGCTATGGGCACTGATTACCAATAGCTTTCTCATCGGCTTTGTTCAGGGAAAGATTTACCAAGGCAAATTAAAAAATGTTTGCGTTCCCGGGCTGAATTGCTATTCCTGCCCGGGAGCCATAGGCTCCTGCCCCATTGGAGCACTGCAGGCCGTCATCGGCAGCTACGAATTTAAGTTTTCTTTTTATGTAGTGGGATTTCTAATCGCTGTAGGTGCCTTTATGGGGCGTTTTGCCTGTGGTTGGCTGTGTCCTTTCGGCCTTTTTCAGGAGTTGTTATATAAGATTCCTTTTTTCAAAAAAGTACGGACTTTTAGAGGCGACCGACAGCTAAGATATGTGAAATATGTGGTCTTAGTCATTTTCGTCATCCTCATGCCATTGTTTGTAGTAGATATCATTGGCCAGGGTGCGCCTTATTTCTGTAAGCTTATTTGCCCAGCCGGAACGTTAGAAGGCGGTTGGCCTTTAGTTTTAACGAACAAAGGTTTACAAGAGACCGTAGGATGGCTTTACGCCTGGAAGAACCTGCTGTTGGTTCTAACCATAGTCGCTTGTCTGGTAATATATCGCCCCTTCTGCAAATACATCTGCCCTCTCGGTGCAATCTACTCTTTGTTCAATCCAGTCTCACTTATTAAATATAAAACCTGTGGAGATGGGTGCACAAACTGCGGAGCCTGTCAGGCTGTCTGCAAAATGACTGTGAATCCCGCTCAAGGACTCAATGATTTAGAATGTATTCGTTGTGGTCGATGTGCCCATGCCTGCGCTTCTAAGTCTATGAAGAAAGTTCCGCTAAAGAAACGAGCTGCTGAAATCCAAGAATCAAATTCAAAAATCAATCAGCTATAA
- a CDS encoding CD1871A family CXXC motif-containing protein, whose amino-acid sequence MLKRKQHTFFSVFLILMGLCFMGFGIFRGETAVLFEKAINICLECIGIG is encoded by the coding sequence ATGTTAAAAAGAAAACAACATACTTTTTTTTCTGTATTCCTTATACTGATGGGCCTTTGCTTTATGGGCTTTGGAATTTTTCGTGGAGAAACGGCTGTTTTGTTTGAAAAAGCTATTAACATATGTTTGGAGTGTATAGGCATTGGATAA